A single genomic interval of Myxococcales bacterium harbors:
- a CDS encoding class I SAM-dependent methyltransferase, with the protein MLLTVDLERLKVSPGDLVLDAGCGEGRHCFGMLDRGARVVGFDLDHASMRDASKRLRKEAAAVSSLGEMAQGNIFQLPFADGTYDRVICSEVMEHVHSYQSAAVELARVTKPGGLLAITIPTETSEHLYLRLGDEYFESPGGHIRIFKPKELARALARAGLNTLGVGFAHGFHTPYWILRSIMHLPDADESVLVRAYRNFLIRATGSKLMDRLEKGLNYVCPKSLILYAEKPARARR; encoded by the coding sequence GTGCTACTCACCGTCGATCTCGAGCGGCTTAAGGTCAGTCCCGGCGATCTCGTCCTCGACGCCGGCTGCGGCGAAGGTCGGCATTGCTTCGGCATGCTCGATCGGGGCGCTCGCGTCGTGGGGTTCGATCTCGACCACGCTTCCATGCGCGACGCTTCGAAGCGTCTGCGCAAAGAGGCCGCAGCGGTGTCGAGCCTCGGTGAGATGGCCCAGGGCAACATATTTCAGCTTCCGTTTGCCGACGGGACCTACGACCGGGTGATCTGTTCCGAAGTGATGGAGCACGTCCACAGCTATCAAAGCGCCGCCGTGGAACTCGCCCGGGTGACCAAGCCCGGCGGCCTGCTCGCCATCACGATCCCCACCGAGACCAGTGAGCATTTGTATCTGAGACTGGGCGACGAGTATTTCGAAAGTCCCGGCGGACACATCCGTATCTTCAAACCCAAAGAACTCGCCAGGGCATTGGCCAGGGCCGGACTCAACACCTTGGGGGTCGGCTTTGCCCACGGCTTCCACACTCCCTACTGGATACTGCGCTCCATCATGCACCTGCCGGACGCGGACGAAAGCGTGTTGGTGCGCGCCTATCGCAACTTTCTGATTCGAGCGACGGGATCCAAGCTGATGGATCGGCTGGAAAAGGGGCTCAACTACGTGTGCCCGAAGAGCCTGATCCTCTACGCCGAAAAACCCGCGCGCGCCCGGCGTTAG
- a CDS encoding methyltransferase domain-containing protein translates to MVRAMRVVDLDRDMSDVIPTGLSRDSEFLFERMTSETIDAALPGPGRRVLDVASGVGQDTIAMAVRGAGVVGAEPSRRMIGMARMFAEDKKIEMPAWVQCWSDQLPFATGAFDACICKGAIDHFDRSEEAIAEMARVTATDGRVVLAIANFESLSCRVGRAVDDFRQDWLGMSVIRERRGYDAPSDHFTRYEIDLIREQAGRHLLIDEFRGISVAWGLPGWAGLLNKLPERVATHCVRALDRLARFAPVLADVIVVVGRPRRSANTSA, encoded by the coding sequence ATGGTGCGCGCCATGCGAGTAGTGGATCTCGATCGAGACATGAGTGACGTGATTCCCACCGGATTGTCGCGCGATAGTGAGTTCCTGTTTGAACGCATGACATCGGAAACCATCGATGCCGCGCTTCCGGGGCCTGGTCGCCGGGTGCTCGACGTGGCCAGTGGTGTCGGACAAGACACCATCGCGATGGCAGTTCGCGGAGCCGGGGTGGTGGGTGCCGAACCCAGTCGACGGATGATCGGCATGGCGCGAATGTTTGCCGAAGACAAGAAGATCGAGATGCCCGCCTGGGTGCAGTGTTGGTCCGATCAACTTCCCTTCGCGACGGGCGCCTTCGACGCGTGCATCTGCAAGGGAGCCATAGACCACTTCGATCGCTCCGAAGAGGCGATTGCCGAAATGGCGCGAGTCACCGCAACCGACGGGCGGGTCGTCCTGGCCATCGCCAATTTCGAATCCCTTTCCTGTCGCGTCGGTCGCGCGGTCGACGATTTCCGCCAGGATTGGCTCGGCATGTCGGTCATCCGGGAACGGCGCGGATACGACGCGCCAAGCGATCACTTTACGCGCTATGAAATCGATCTGATTCGCGAGCAGGCTGGGCGTCACCTGCTGATCGACGAGTTCCGCGGCATTTCAGTCGCCTGGGGGCTCCCGGGATGGGCCGGGTTGCTCAACAAGCTTCCGGAGCGCGTGGCCACTCACTGCGTTCGCGCACTCGACCGGTTGGCGCGATTTGCTCCGGTGCTCGCCGATGTAATCGTCGTCGTCGGTCGCCCCCGTCGCTCGGCCAACACCTCGGCGTAG
- a CDS encoding glycosyltransferase family 4 protein — protein sequence MLPERTRLCFVAYRGNMNCGGQGVYLWFLSRELARLGFEIDVFVGPPYPDPMPFAERVHQIANQEHWAKWFSRDYAGMLPAKNPLGAFKPLNLYELAASRMGFLPEPFAFSLRAFASISARLRAGQRWDLIHDVQCLGYGLLGLRAMGIPIVTTVHHPLTVDRRASFVRDTNFIEAVGSMQFYPIGMQSFVARRIDRVLTSSECSARQIASDFGVEPHKITNVWNGLDTSLYSPDPAVAKSESNVLCVGRASDPNKGIRTLIEALARIPEHITLTLVDNDHPGNEVFKWARKAGVADRLRVTGRLPIDELIGHYRAAALVAVPSRYEGFGLPAVEAMACGTPVIACAAGALSEVMLQTKGGITVPIDDAEALGNAIAELMADPQRRRTLADSGRARVDETFSWQRIAGRTAEVYAEVLAERRGRPTTTITSASTGANRANRSSARTQ from the coding sequence ATGTTGCCCGAAAGGACGCGCCTGTGCTTCGTGGCCTACCGCGGCAACATGAACTGCGGCGGTCAGGGGGTTTACCTCTGGTTTCTGAGCCGGGAACTCGCGCGTCTGGGTTTCGAGATCGACGTTTTCGTCGGCCCGCCCTACCCCGACCCGATGCCCTTTGCCGAGCGCGTTCATCAGATTGCAAACCAGGAGCATTGGGCCAAGTGGTTTAGCCGCGACTACGCCGGGATGCTGCCCGCAAAGAATCCTCTCGGCGCCTTCAAGCCGCTGAATCTCTATGAATTGGCGGCCAGTCGCATGGGATTTCTACCGGAACCCTTTGCCTTTAGCCTTAGAGCCTTTGCAAGCATCAGTGCGCGGTTGCGGGCGGGCCAGCGTTGGGATCTGATCCACGACGTCCAATGCCTGGGTTATGGACTGCTGGGGCTGCGCGCCATGGGGATTCCCATCGTTACGACCGTGCATCATCCATTGACGGTCGACCGCAGGGCTTCGTTTGTTCGCGACACGAACTTCATCGAAGCCGTCGGCAGCATGCAGTTCTATCCCATCGGCATGCAATCGTTCGTGGCGCGTCGCATCGATCGCGTGTTGACCTCATCCGAGTGCAGCGCTCGACAGATCGCAAGCGACTTCGGCGTCGAACCGCACAAGATCACCAACGTCTGGAACGGCCTCGACACCAGTCTCTACTCTCCGGATCCAGCCGTCGCCAAGAGCGAGAGCAATGTCCTTTGCGTGGGCCGGGCATCCGACCCCAACAAGGGGATCCGAACCCTGATCGAGGCGCTGGCAAGGATCCCCGAGCACATCACCTTGACCCTGGTCGACAACGACCACCCGGGCAACGAAGTGTTCAAATGGGCGCGCAAGGCGGGGGTCGCCGATCGGCTTCGCGTCACCGGCCGTCTCCCGATCGACGAATTGATTGGACACTACCGTGCGGCTGCTCTGGTCGCGGTGCCGTCTCGCTATGAGGGCTTTGGCCTGCCAGCCGTCGAGGCCATGGCGTGTGGCACCCCGGTCATCGCCTGCGCGGCCGGAGCGCTGAGCGAAGTGATGCTGCAGACAAAGGGTGGCATCACGGTGCCGATCGACGACGCCGAGGCGTTGGGCAACGCAATTGCCGAACTGATGGCCGATCCCCAAAGACGCCGCACCCTGGCAGATAGCGGCCGCGCTCGGGTCGATGAGACATTTTCGTGGCAGCGAATCGCCGGGCGAACCGCTGAGGTCTACGCCGAGGTGTTGGCCGAGCGACGGGGGCGACCGACGACGACGATTACATCGGCGAGCACCGGAGCAAATCGCGCCAACCGGTCGAGTGCGCGAACGCAGTGA